A stretch of the Ostrea edulis chromosome 9, xbOstEdul1.1, whole genome shotgun sequence genome encodes the following:
- the LOC125659230 gene encoding uncharacterized protein LOC125659230 isoform X2 translates to MPGAKFHIRAKMPTEISHDECGDDPEVSRNCSFTVSPASVVLGTSCVIVCIVVIAVATTTSNFHDNHPIVWSIVAITSILSTILTIVIWKRIHTLGQNSLDYRILDVAIKPKILFLWIFGFAKIFSSTLEIAVGFHCVNHSEKQMFPGEIFLSIFTNFSEIAFVISQLCFLSSYSTCKLKADNFVNIGLWTILLTLIVQWFKTLFTTLARNNMINDITMNDTRNSCFQTDGFKVIEKSILPYTEPMSTEYGLLAVGIILRLAPFFDCSGTTLQSEYQDVEQTPLLRVHNFGTAASYRTPIYNCHHDSTEVMNRNQFQIPSFYCCLLTAFISCLPILVTIILNAYEGTEVQFALGVVQFVFKVELTTLTILSCYLWYKQYGKHNICIQKYDGKLTLLLSTAGTLIHFTFGLIAGVIHEKQEKSSDATFLILQKVLEIVIVVIQTFLILRVQRLRTVHVNRQPRCLSVGKLFYVFYLMRVIMWIADSYIGKNTGKIMPIESEVYGDKFWKTVNDMLYPFTMFYLFHTAIDFYQMHIKYEKSI, encoded by the exons ATGCCTGGAGCAAAATTTCACATACGTGCCAAG ATGCCGACTGAAATTTCCCATGACGAATGTGGCGATGATCCGGAGGTTTCAAGAAATTGCAGTTTTACAGTTTCCCCGGCGTCTGTTGTGCTAGGTACTTCTTGTGTAATAGTTTGCATTGTAGTTATTGCCGTTGCCACGACTACGTCTAATTTCCATGACAACCATCCAATCGTATGGAGTATTGTGGCTATTACTAGTATACTTAGTACCATACTCACGATTGTGATCTGGAAAAGGATACACACACTCGGACAAAACTCTTTGGACTACAGAATACTGGACGTTGCCATCAAACCTAAAATTTTGTTTCTGTGGATTTTTGGATTCGCGAAGATCTTTTCCTCGACACTTGAGATTGCTGTTGGGTTTCACTGCGTGAACCACAGCGAGAAACAAATGTTTCCTGGTGAAATATTTCTATCaatctttacaaacttttcgGAAATCGCTTTCGTCATATCCCAACTGTGCTTCTTAAGTTCTTATTCAACATGCAAATTGAAGGCAgataattttgtaaatattggACTGTGGACTATTTTACTGACCCTCATAGTACAATGGTTTAAAACGCTTTTCACCACTTTGGCACGGAATAATATGATAAACGATATTACAATGAACGATACCAGGAACAGTTGTTTCCAAACTGATGGATTCAAGGTGATCGAAAAGAGTATCTTACCATATACAGAACCTATGTCAACAGAATATGGTCTTCTTGCAGTAGGGATTATACTGAGATTGGCGCCATTTTTTGACTGCAGTGGAACAACATTACAATCTGAATACCAAGACGTAGAGCAGACCCCATTGTTGAGGGTTCATAATTTCGGTACAGCAGCTTCCTACAGGACTCCAATATACAACTGTCACCACGATTCCACAGAAGTGATGAACAGGAATCAGTTTCAAATACCTTCATTTTACTGCTGTCTTCTAACAGCATTCATCTCTTGCCTTCCTATTTTGGTAACAATTATTCTGAATGCCTACGAAGGAACGGAAGTACAATTTGCCTTGGGAGTTGTGCAGTTCGTCTTTAAAGTTGAACTCACTACTCTAACCATTTTAAGCTGCTATTTGTGGTATAAACAATACGGGAAACATAATATCTGCATTCAGAAATACGATGGAAAACTTACTCTTCTTTTGAGTACAGCAGGGACTTTGATTCATTTCACATTTGGACTAATTGCTGGTGTTATTCATGAAAAGCAAGAAAAGTCTAGTGATGCAACATTTCTCATTCTTCAAAAAGTTCTGGAAATTGTCATCGTTGTTATTCAGACATTTTTGATTCTGAGAGTGCAAAGGCTGCGCACAGTTCATGTTAACAGACAACCAAGATGCCTGTCGGTTGGCAAGTTGTTCTACGTATTTTACCTTATGCGTGTCATCATGTGGATCGCAGACAGCTATATTGGTAAAAACACAGGAAAGATTATGCCAATTGAGTCAGAAGTGTATGGGGACAAATTCTGGAAAACTGTTAATGATATGCTATATCCATTTACTATGTTCTATTTATTTCACACTGCAATTGATTTCTATCAAATGCACATCAAATATGAGAAATCTATTTAG
- the LOC125659230 gene encoding uncharacterized protein LOC125659230 isoform X1, whose amino-acid sequence MHVNECRNESLMGCRQCIIMPTEISHDECGDDPEVSRNCSFTVSPASVVLGTSCVIVCIVVIAVATTTSNFHDNHPIVWSIVAITSILSTILTIVIWKRIHTLGQNSLDYRILDVAIKPKILFLWIFGFAKIFSSTLEIAVGFHCVNHSEKQMFPGEIFLSIFTNFSEIAFVISQLCFLSSYSTCKLKADNFVNIGLWTILLTLIVQWFKTLFTTLARNNMINDITMNDTRNSCFQTDGFKVIEKSILPYTEPMSTEYGLLAVGIILRLAPFFDCSGTTLQSEYQDVEQTPLLRVHNFGTAASYRTPIYNCHHDSTEVMNRNQFQIPSFYCCLLTAFISCLPILVTIILNAYEGTEVQFALGVVQFVFKVELTTLTILSCYLWYKQYGKHNICIQKYDGKLTLLLSTAGTLIHFTFGLIAGVIHEKQEKSSDATFLILQKVLEIVIVVIQTFLILRVQRLRTVHVNRQPRCLSVGKLFYVFYLMRVIMWIADSYIGKNTGKIMPIESEVYGDKFWKTVNDMLYPFTMFYLFHTAIDFYQMHIKYEKSI is encoded by the exons ATGCATGTGAATGAATGTAGAAACGAAAGTTTGATGGGATGTAGACAGTGTATCATT ATGCCGACTGAAATTTCCCATGACGAATGTGGCGATGATCCGGAGGTTTCAAGAAATTGCAGTTTTACAGTTTCCCCGGCGTCTGTTGTGCTAGGTACTTCTTGTGTAATAGTTTGCATTGTAGTTATTGCCGTTGCCACGACTACGTCTAATTTCCATGACAACCATCCAATCGTATGGAGTATTGTGGCTATTACTAGTATACTTAGTACCATACTCACGATTGTGATCTGGAAAAGGATACACACACTCGGACAAAACTCTTTGGACTACAGAATACTGGACGTTGCCATCAAACCTAAAATTTTGTTTCTGTGGATTTTTGGATTCGCGAAGATCTTTTCCTCGACACTTGAGATTGCTGTTGGGTTTCACTGCGTGAACCACAGCGAGAAACAAATGTTTCCTGGTGAAATATTTCTATCaatctttacaaacttttcgGAAATCGCTTTCGTCATATCCCAACTGTGCTTCTTAAGTTCTTATTCAACATGCAAATTGAAGGCAgataattttgtaaatattggACTGTGGACTATTTTACTGACCCTCATAGTACAATGGTTTAAAACGCTTTTCACCACTTTGGCACGGAATAATATGATAAACGATATTACAATGAACGATACCAGGAACAGTTGTTTCCAAACTGATGGATTCAAGGTGATCGAAAAGAGTATCTTACCATATACAGAACCTATGTCAACAGAATATGGTCTTCTTGCAGTAGGGATTATACTGAGATTGGCGCCATTTTTTGACTGCAGTGGAACAACATTACAATCTGAATACCAAGACGTAGAGCAGACCCCATTGTTGAGGGTTCATAATTTCGGTACAGCAGCTTCCTACAGGACTCCAATATACAACTGTCACCACGATTCCACAGAAGTGATGAACAGGAATCAGTTTCAAATACCTTCATTTTACTGCTGTCTTCTAACAGCATTCATCTCTTGCCTTCCTATTTTGGTAACAATTATTCTGAATGCCTACGAAGGAACGGAAGTACAATTTGCCTTGGGAGTTGTGCAGTTCGTCTTTAAAGTTGAACTCACTACTCTAACCATTTTAAGCTGCTATTTGTGGTATAAACAATACGGGAAACATAATATCTGCATTCAGAAATACGATGGAAAACTTACTCTTCTTTTGAGTACAGCAGGGACTTTGATTCATTTCACATTTGGACTAATTGCTGGTGTTATTCATGAAAAGCAAGAAAAGTCTAGTGATGCAACATTTCTCATTCTTCAAAAAGTTCTGGAAATTGTCATCGTTGTTATTCAGACATTTTTGATTCTGAGAGTGCAAAGGCTGCGCACAGTTCATGTTAACAGACAACCAAGATGCCTGTCGGTTGGCAAGTTGTTCTACGTATTTTACCTTATGCGTGTCATCATGTGGATCGCAGACAGCTATATTGGTAAAAACACAGGAAAGATTATGCCAATTGAGTCAGAAGTGTATGGGGACAAATTCTGGAAAACTGTTAATGATATGCTATATCCATTTACTATGTTCTATTTATTTCACACTGCAATTGATTTCTATCAAATGCACATCAAATATGAGAAATCTATTTAG
- the LOC125659242 gene encoding protocatechuate 3,4-dioxygenase beta chain-like — protein sequence MIFRRWIFVVLINTARGYEENGQINTTQVSQDDCQPTPADVYGPYYVPFSPRLIQYCTGDPQSYYNHTLTVHGHVLQEDCQTGIPNTIVELWQADVDGNYHSNDCRGYIITDKNGYYEFTTVHPGRYAIDRKDQLLRPRHIHFKVHGGMFHIGVITQMYFKGDPYLGLKDACKECSSRKKELRTKPRLFCNSHLCIATVKFDIVLRRKPSGWQIQRELFNVVREISD from the exons ATGATTTTTAGGAGGtggatttttgttgttttgattAACACAGCTCGGGGATATGAAGAAAATGGTCAAATAAATACCACACAG GTCTCCCAGGATGACTGTCAACCCACACCGGCCGATGTCTACGGCCCATACTATGTACCATTTTCACCTAGACTGATTCAATATTGCACTGGTGACCCTCAAAGTTACTACAACCATACCTTAACAGTACATGGTCACGTTCTCCAAGAGGACTGTCAGACGGGGATCCCAAATACAATAGTAGAACTCTGGCAGGCCGATGTAGACGGAAACTACCACAGCAACGACTGTCGTGGATATATCATTACTGATAAAAATGGTTATTACGAGTTCACTACTGTACATCCGGGAAGGTACGCCATTGACCGTAAAGATCAGCTGCTAAGACCCCGACATATTCATTTTAAAGTACATGGTGGGATGTTCCATATAGGTGTCATCACCCAGATGTATTTTAAAGGCGACCCATATCTCGGTCTGAAAGATGCTTGTAAGGAGTGCTCTTCAAGAAAGAAAGAGTTGAGAACTAAACCAAGATTATTTTGCAATAGTCACCTTTGTATAGCCACAGTAAAATTTGATATTGTGTTACGACGAAAACCCTCTGGTTGGCAAATTCAACGTGAATTGTTTAACGTGGTCAGAGAAATAAGTGACTAA
- the LOC125659238 gene encoding thrombospondin-2-like isoform X2 yields the protein MVHNLMDRTWILCLYWISVAACRDAVDGQWSYWTTWGECCLDTQYRSRTCDSPKPEYGGVYCVGDSGNSRLKFTSWSSCSTTCGEGQKRRIVFCSLTEEQASRYGCYTAIFDLVNCSERKCPAVHGNWSLWSPWGACHATACMTMGIQNRTRLCTNPSPDYGGEMCTGDAVESRSCLPCPGYDWEAIFWSGWSPCTRGKWGCYRQKTKICPSCPTRHGLTASESCSCTHAANTFFSSNSEIRTTASWHFPNSHKAQKQTPKQNNHDTHPVDGKTLLIATTIGSVCFIIFVVIIIASVIEYLKRKRLRSTPYRMQKHRFERDMKTIVLFPESNNPVG from the exons ATGGTCCATAATTTAATGGACAGAACATGGATTCTGTGTCTGTATTGGATTTCTGTAGCAGCCTGTCGAGATGCAG TTGATGGTCAATGGTCGTATTGGACTACTTGGGGTGAATGCTGCCTGGACACCCAGTACCGATCCAGGACTTGTGACAGTCCAAAGCCTGAATATGGAGGAGTTTACTGTGTGGGCGACA GTGGAAACTCTCGTCTGAAGTTCACATCCTGGAGTTCATGTTCAACAACCTGTGGGGAAGGACAAAAACGTCGAATCGTGTTTTGTTCTTTAACTGAAGAGCAGGCCAGCAGATACGGATGTTACACAGCAATATTTGATCTTGTAAACTGTTCCGAGAGAAAATGTCCAGCAG TACATGGAAATTGGTCCCTGTGGTCACCATGGGGAGCTTGTCACGCCACCGCCTGTATGACCATGGGTATTCAGAATCGAACGCGCCTTTGTACGAATCCCTCACCAGATTACGGAGGCGAAATGTGCACTGGAGATGCTGTAGAAAGCAGATCATGTCTTCCATGCCCAG GGTATGACTGGGAAGCTATTTTTTGGTCCGGCTGGTCACCATGCACCAGGGGCAAATGGGGGTGCTACagacagaaaacaaaaatctgtCCTTCTTGTCCCACGAGACACGGACTGACAGCTAGTGAATCTTGTTCTTGTACAC ATGCTGCCAACACTTTCTTCTCATCAAACAGCGAGATACGGACTACGGCATCATGGCATTTTCCCAACAGTCACAAGGCACAGAAACAAACTCCAAAACAAAATAACCATGACACGCATCCTGTAGATGGAAAGACCTTGCTCATTGCAACAACCATCGGCTCCGTCTGCTTCATTATATTTGTCGTCATTATCATAGCGTCTGTCATTGA ATACTTAAAGAGGAAGAGGCTTCGAAGCACGCCGTATAGAATGCAGAAACACAGATTTGAAAGAGATATGAAAACAATTGTGTTATTTCCTGAATCCAACAACCCTGTTGGATAA
- the LOC125659238 gene encoding thrombospondin-1-like isoform X4: MVHNLMDRTWILCLYWISVAACRDAGGNSRLKFTSWSSCSTTCGEGQKRRIVFCSLTEEQASRYGCYTAIFDLVNCSERKCPAVHGNWSLWSPWGACHATACMTMGIQNRTRLCTNPSPDYGGEMCTGDAVESRSCLPCPGYDWEAIFWSGWSPCTRGKWGCYRQKTKICPSCPTRHGLTASESCSCTHAANTFFSSNSEIRTTASWHFPNSHKAQKQTPKQNNHDTHPVDGKTLLIATTIGSVCFIIFVVIIIASVIEYLKRKRLRSTPYRMQKHRFERDMKTIVLFPESNNPVG, translated from the exons ATGGTCCATAATTTAATGGACAGAACATGGATTCTGTGTCTGTATTGGATTTCTGTAGCAGCCTGTCGAGATGCAG GTGGAAACTCTCGTCTGAAGTTCACATCCTGGAGTTCATGTTCAACAACCTGTGGGGAAGGACAAAAACGTCGAATCGTGTTTTGTTCTTTAACTGAAGAGCAGGCCAGCAGATACGGATGTTACACAGCAATATTTGATCTTGTAAACTGTTCCGAGAGAAAATGTCCAGCAG TACATGGAAATTGGTCCCTGTGGTCACCATGGGGAGCTTGTCACGCCACCGCCTGTATGACCATGGGTATTCAGAATCGAACGCGCCTTTGTACGAATCCCTCACCAGATTACGGAGGCGAAATGTGCACTGGAGATGCTGTAGAAAGCAGATCATGTCTTCCATGCCCAG GGTATGACTGGGAAGCTATTTTTTGGTCCGGCTGGTCACCATGCACCAGGGGCAAATGGGGGTGCTACagacagaaaacaaaaatctgtCCTTCTTGTCCCACGAGACACGGACTGACAGCTAGTGAATCTTGTTCTTGTACAC ATGCTGCCAACACTTTCTTCTCATCAAACAGCGAGATACGGACTACGGCATCATGGCATTTTCCCAACAGTCACAAGGCACAGAAACAAACTCCAAAACAAAATAACCATGACACGCATCCTGTAGATGGAAAGACCTTGCTCATTGCAACAACCATCGGCTCCGTCTGCTTCATTATATTTGTCGTCATTATCATAGCGTCTGTCATTGA ATACTTAAAGAGGAAGAGGCTTCGAAGCACGCCGTATAGAATGCAGAAACACAGATTTGAAAGAGATATGAAAACAATTGTGTTATTTCCTGAATCCAACAACCCTGTTGGATAA
- the LOC125659238 gene encoding thrombospondin-2-like isoform X3, with protein sequence MVHNLMDRTWILCLYWISVAACRDAVDGQWSYWTTWGECCLDTQYRSRTCDSPKPEYGGVYCVGDSKDFRDCSGCPGGNSRLKFTSWSSCSTTCGEGQKRRIVFCSLTEEQASRYGCYTAIFDLVNCSERKCPAVHGNWSLWSPWGACHATACMTMGIQNRTRLCTNPSPDYGGEMCTGDAVESRSCLPCPDAANTFFSSNSEIRTTASWHFPNSHKAQKQTPKQNNHDTHPVDGKTLLIATTIGSVCFIIFVVIIIASVIEYLKRKRLRSTPYRMQKHRFERDMKTIVLFPESNNPVG encoded by the exons ATGGTCCATAATTTAATGGACAGAACATGGATTCTGTGTCTGTATTGGATTTCTGTAGCAGCCTGTCGAGATGCAG TTGATGGTCAATGGTCGTATTGGACTACTTGGGGTGAATGCTGCCTGGACACCCAGTACCGATCCAGGACTTGTGACAGTCCAAAGCCTGAATATGGAGGAGTTTACTGTGTGGGCGACAGTAAAGATTTTAGGGATTGCTCGGGCTGTCCAG GTGGAAACTCTCGTCTGAAGTTCACATCCTGGAGTTCATGTTCAACAACCTGTGGGGAAGGACAAAAACGTCGAATCGTGTTTTGTTCTTTAACTGAAGAGCAGGCCAGCAGATACGGATGTTACACAGCAATATTTGATCTTGTAAACTGTTCCGAGAGAAAATGTCCAGCAG TACATGGAAATTGGTCCCTGTGGTCACCATGGGGAGCTTGTCACGCCACCGCCTGTATGACCATGGGTATTCAGAATCGAACGCGCCTTTGTACGAATCCCTCACCAGATTACGGAGGCGAAATGTGCACTGGAGATGCTGTAGAAAGCAGATCATGTCTTCCATGCCCAG ATGCTGCCAACACTTTCTTCTCATCAAACAGCGAGATACGGACTACGGCATCATGGCATTTTCCCAACAGTCACAAGGCACAGAAACAAACTCCAAAACAAAATAACCATGACACGCATCCTGTAGATGGAAAGACCTTGCTCATTGCAACAACCATCGGCTCCGTCTGCTTCATTATATTTGTCGTCATTATCATAGCGTCTGTCATTGA ATACTTAAAGAGGAAGAGGCTTCGAAGCACGCCGTATAGAATGCAGAAACACAGATTTGAAAGAGATATGAAAACAATTGTGTTATTTCCTGAATCCAACAACCCTGTTGGATAA
- the LOC125659238 gene encoding hemicentin-1-like isoform X1 — translation MVHNLMDRTWILCLYWISVAACRDAVDGQWSYWTTWGECCLDTQYRSRTCDSPKPEYGGVYCVGDSKDFRDCSGCPGGNSRLKFTSWSSCSTTCGEGQKRRIVFCSLTEEQASRYGCYTAIFDLVNCSERKCPAVHGNWSLWSPWGACHATACMTMGIQNRTRLCTNPSPDYGGEMCTGDAVESRSCLPCPGYDWEAIFWSGWSPCTRGKWGCYRQKTKICPSCPTRHGLTASESCSCTHAANTFFSSNSEIRTTASWHFPNSHKAQKQTPKQNNHDTHPVDGKTLLIATTIGSVCFIIFVVIIIASVIEYLKRKRLRSTPYRMQKHRFERDMKTIVLFPESNNPVG, via the exons ATGGTCCATAATTTAATGGACAGAACATGGATTCTGTGTCTGTATTGGATTTCTGTAGCAGCCTGTCGAGATGCAG TTGATGGTCAATGGTCGTATTGGACTACTTGGGGTGAATGCTGCCTGGACACCCAGTACCGATCCAGGACTTGTGACAGTCCAAAGCCTGAATATGGAGGAGTTTACTGTGTGGGCGACAGTAAAGATTTTAGGGATTGCTCGGGCTGTCCAG GTGGAAACTCTCGTCTGAAGTTCACATCCTGGAGTTCATGTTCAACAACCTGTGGGGAAGGACAAAAACGTCGAATCGTGTTTTGTTCTTTAACTGAAGAGCAGGCCAGCAGATACGGATGTTACACAGCAATATTTGATCTTGTAAACTGTTCCGAGAGAAAATGTCCAGCAG TACATGGAAATTGGTCCCTGTGGTCACCATGGGGAGCTTGTCACGCCACCGCCTGTATGACCATGGGTATTCAGAATCGAACGCGCCTTTGTACGAATCCCTCACCAGATTACGGAGGCGAAATGTGCACTGGAGATGCTGTAGAAAGCAGATCATGTCTTCCATGCCCAG GGTATGACTGGGAAGCTATTTTTTGGTCCGGCTGGTCACCATGCACCAGGGGCAAATGGGGGTGCTACagacagaaaacaaaaatctgtCCTTCTTGTCCCACGAGACACGGACTGACAGCTAGTGAATCTTGTTCTTGTACAC ATGCTGCCAACACTTTCTTCTCATCAAACAGCGAGATACGGACTACGGCATCATGGCATTTTCCCAACAGTCACAAGGCACAGAAACAAACTCCAAAACAAAATAACCATGACACGCATCCTGTAGATGGAAAGACCTTGCTCATTGCAACAACCATCGGCTCCGTCTGCTTCATTATATTTGTCGTCATTATCATAGCGTCTGTCATTGA ATACTTAAAGAGGAAGAGGCTTCGAAGCACGCCGTATAGAATGCAGAAACACAGATTTGAAAGAGATATGAAAACAATTGTGTTATTTCCTGAATCCAACAACCCTGTTGGATAA